The following proteins are co-located in the Komagataeibacter sp. FNDCF1 genome:
- the speE gene encoding polyamine aminopropyltransferase, translating into MSREWISEGLYEGWRQELRVDRMLARTKSAFQDIAVFENVDLGRVLMLDGVVQITERDEFVYQEMLTHVPLLEHGDAKRVLIIGAGDGGVLRRVLEHATVEKAVMVEIDGDVIDLSKKFLPGIAGDAWTSPRAEVIVGDGIEYVTNAADGSFDVIIVDSTDPIGVGEVLFTDSFYKHCARILSASGIIVNQCGVPFMQADELRDTSARRAQFFDHVSAYVAAVPTYVGGFMTLGVAAKGGVPGRQPVDVIRARAQKAGIRDTRYWTPEMHVASFVLPPYIASNLPR; encoded by the coding sequence ATGTCCCGTGAGTGGATCAGCGAGGGCCTGTACGAAGGCTGGCGGCAGGAACTGCGGGTGGACCGGATGCTGGCGCGCACCAAAAGCGCGTTCCAGGATATCGCCGTGTTCGAGAACGTCGATCTTGGCCGCGTGCTGATGCTTGATGGCGTGGTCCAGATCACGGAACGCGATGAATTCGTCTATCAGGAAATGCTGACCCATGTGCCGCTGCTGGAACATGGCGATGCGAAGCGCGTGCTGATCATCGGCGCGGGCGATGGCGGCGTGCTGCGTCGCGTGCTGGAACACGCCACGGTGGAAAAGGCCGTGATGGTCGAGATTGATGGCGATGTCATCGACCTGTCCAAAAAGTTCCTGCCCGGTATTGCGGGCGATGCCTGGACCAGTCCGCGTGCCGAGGTGATCGTGGGGGACGGGATCGAATATGTCACCAACGCTGCCGATGGGTCATTTGACGTGATCATTGTCGACAGCACCGACCCGATTGGCGTGGGCGAAGTGCTGTTTACCGATTCGTTCTACAAGCACTGCGCACGCATCCTCAGCGCCAGCGGCATTATCGTGAACCAGTGCGGCGTGCCGTTCATGCAGGCGGACGAACTGCGGGACACCAGCGCGCGCCGGGCGCAGTTTTTCGATCATGTCTCGGCCTATGTCGCGGCGGTGCCCACCTATGTCGGCGGGTTCATGACGCTGGGCGTCGCGGCAAAAGGCGGTGTTCCGGGCAGGCAGCCGGTGGACGTGATCCGCGCGCGCGCGCAGAAGGCGGGCATCAGGGACACGCGGTACTGGACACCGGAAATGCACGTCGCATCCTTTGTCCTGCCGCCCTATATCGCCAGCAACCTGCCGCGCTGA
- the speD gene encoding adenosylmethionine decarboxylase, which produces MNALAQLGMVSEHPSNNQISSAPFSSEDDRKDYFVEKDGMKFAGTHLLVDLWDARNLDDPEQIDRTLCEAAVTAGATILHSHFHHFTPNGGVSGVVVLAESHISIHTWPERNFAAVDIFMCGACDPHLAIPVMQRLFQAGRIEVDEQRRGRVQP; this is translated from the coding sequence ATGAACGCACTTGCTCAACTGGGGATGGTCTCGGAACACCCGAGCAATAACCAGATCTCTTCAGCGCCGTTTTCGTCCGAGGACGACCGGAAAGATTACTTCGTCGAAAAAGACGGGATGAAGTTTGCGGGAACGCATCTTCTTGTCGATCTTTGGGATGCCCGGAATCTTGATGATCCCGAGCAGATCGACCGTACCCTGTGTGAGGCCGCCGTGACGGCCGGGGCTACGATCCTGCACAGCCACTTCCATCACTTCACGCCCAATGGTGGCGTGTCGGGCGTGGTCGTGCTGGCGGAAAGCCATATTTCCATCCACACGTGGCCCGAGCGCAATTTCGCTGCCGTGGATATCTTCATGTGTGGGGCATGTGATCCCCATCTCGCGATCCCGGTCATGCAGCGCCTGTTCCAGGCGGGCCGGATCGAGGTGGACGAGCAGCGTCGCGGGCGCGTGCAGCCCTGA
- a CDS encoding antibiotic biosynthesis monooxygenase family protein: MTTSPLTIVAEFRIPAENRDHFLELCAYDSAHSVADERGCQRFEAVSPMDDPQTIILLEVYDDEAAFESHLSTPHFKVFEVGVKELGAELVSLRKTARMAPVA; encoded by the coding sequence ATGACCACAAGCCCGCTGACCATCGTGGCCGAATTCCGCATTCCAGCGGAAAATCGTGATCACTTCCTTGAACTCTGCGCCTATGACAGCGCGCATTCCGTGGCGGATGAAAGAGGCTGCCAGCGCTTTGAGGCCGTAAGCCCGATGGACGACCCGCAGACCATCATCCTGCTGGAAGTCTATGATGATGAAGCCGCATTCGAATCCCATCTTTCCACCCCCCATTTCAAGGTCTTCGAAGTCGGGGTGAAGGAACTGGGCGCGGAACTGGTCAGCCTGCGCAAGACCGCGCGCATGGCCCCCGTTGCCTGA